From Garra rufa chromosome 19, GarRuf1.0, whole genome shotgun sequence, the proteins below share one genomic window:
- the havcr1 gene encoding hepatitis A virus cellular receptor 1 isoform X2, whose amino-acid sequence MTELHSWLFASWIFCYLTVSQCSDVIVQSFEGESVILPCKYDSKYHGKCHICWVIGDIPNMGCGNEIIGSDGDKVVRKKSSKYQLAGEIQHGDVSLTILDIEKTDSGKYGCRIHVPGLFNDEMYYVHLIVNDAPGPTTPDPLVTTISGLITSESHTTETSGETNTTQENSSFVTSTNAPESSTTELWSSDTTYEEFSFDHHESSSVENKESVNASAVIVPVLLLLLLSLIVIAVILIVKQKKKTRAAVDITQNSDNSVIYSNSGSSVGLYNNSGSTVGLYNREMAVENVYQIQPENEYEQWH is encoded by the exons ATGACTGAGCTCCACAGCTGGTTATTTGCATCCTGGATTTTCTGTTATCTCACAG TTTCTCAATGCAGCGACGTCATTGTCCAGAGTTTCGAGGGTGAGAGTGTCATTTTGCCATGCAAGTATGACAGCAAATATCATGGAAAATGTCACATATGCTGGGTGATAGGAGACATTCCCAATATGGGTTGTGGTAATGAAATTATCGGAAGTGATGGAGATAAAGTGGTGAGGAAAAAATCATCCAAATACCAGCTGGCGGGAGAAATACAGCATGGAGACGTGTCTCTGACAATCCTAGACATTGAAAAAACAGACTCTGGCAAATACGGATGCCGCATACATGTGCCTGGACTGTTTAATGATGAGATGTATTACGTCCACTTGATCGTAAATGACG CACCTGGTCCAACCACACCAGATCCTTTGGTAACCACTATTTCTGGGCTTATAACCTCTGAATCACACACCACTGAAACTTCAGGAG AAACAAACACGACACAAGAGAATTCTTCATTCGTCACTTCAACAAATGCTCCCGAGAGCAGCACTACTGAACTGTGGTCTTCCGACACAACATACG AAGAATTTTCATTTGATCACCATGAATCGTCCTCTGTGGAAAACAAAGAGAGC GTAAATGCATCTGCAGTGATTGTGCCTGTCCTCCTGTTACTGTTACTGTCTTTGATAGTCATTGCTGTTATTCTGATAG TGAAGCAAAAGAAGAAAACCAGAGCTGCGGTAGACAT AACCCAGAACTCAGACAACTCTGTCATCTACAGTAACTCCGGCAGCAGTGTGGGCCTGTACAACAACTCTGGCAGCACTGTGGGCCTGTACAACAGAGAGATGGCTGTGGAAAACGTTTATCAAATTCAACCCGAAAATGAATATGAACAGTGGCATTAA
- the havcr1 gene encoding hepatitis A virus cellular receptor 1 isoform X1, with the protein MTELHSWLFASWIFCYLTVSQCSDVIVQSFEGESVILPCKYDSKYHGKCHICWVIGDIPNMGCGNEIIGSDGDKVVRKKSSKYQLAGEIQHGDVSLTILDIEKTDSGKYGCRIHVPGLFNDEMYYVHLIVNDALIPTWETPSSTSEHETTGVFSTAMTEAPGPTTPDPLVTTISGLITSESHTTETSGETNTTQENSSFVTSTNAPESSTTELWSSDTTYEEFSFDHHESSSVENKESVNASAVIVPVLLLLLLSLIVIAVILIVKQKKKTRAAVDITQNSDNSVIYSNSGSSVGLYNNSGSTVGLYNREMAVENVYQIQPENEYEQWH; encoded by the exons ATGACTGAGCTCCACAGCTGGTTATTTGCATCCTGGATTTTCTGTTATCTCACAG TTTCTCAATGCAGCGACGTCATTGTCCAGAGTTTCGAGGGTGAGAGTGTCATTTTGCCATGCAAGTATGACAGCAAATATCATGGAAAATGTCACATATGCTGGGTGATAGGAGACATTCCCAATATGGGTTGTGGTAATGAAATTATCGGAAGTGATGGAGATAAAGTGGTGAGGAAAAAATCATCCAAATACCAGCTGGCGGGAGAAATACAGCATGGAGACGTGTCTCTGACAATCCTAGACATTGAAAAAACAGACTCTGGCAAATACGGATGCCGCATACATGTGCCTGGACTGTTTAATGATGAGATGTATTACGTCCACTTGATCGTAAATGACG CACTTATTCCAACATGGGAAACTCCATCCAGCACATCTGAGCATGAAACCACAGGAGTTTTCAGCACTGCCATGACAGAGG CACCTGGTCCAACCACACCAGATCCTTTGGTAACCACTATTTCTGGGCTTATAACCTCTGAATCACACACCACTGAAACTTCAGGAG AAACAAACACGACACAAGAGAATTCTTCATTCGTCACTTCAACAAATGCTCCCGAGAGCAGCACTACTGAACTGTGGTCTTCCGACACAACATACG AAGAATTTTCATTTGATCACCATGAATCGTCCTCTGTGGAAAACAAAGAGAGC GTAAATGCATCTGCAGTGATTGTGCCTGTCCTCCTGTTACTGTTACTGTCTTTGATAGTCATTGCTGTTATTCTGATAG TGAAGCAAAAGAAGAAAACCAGAGCTGCGGTAGACAT AACCCAGAACTCAGACAACTCTGTCATCTACAGTAACTCCGGCAGCAGTGTGGGCCTGTACAACAACTCTGGCAGCACTGTGGGCCTGTACAACAGAGAGATGGCTGTGGAAAACGTTTATCAAATTCAACCCGAAAATGAATATGAACAGTGGCATTAA
- the havcr1 gene encoding hepatitis A virus cellular receptor 1 isoform X3, with translation MTELHSWLFASWIFCYLTVSQCSDVIVQSFEGESVILPCKYDSKYHGKCHICWVIGDIPNMGCGNEIIGSDGDKVVRKKSSKYQLAGEIQHGDVSLTILDIEKTDSGKYGCRIHVPGLFNDEMYYVHLIVNDETNTTQENSSFVTSTNAPESSTTELWSSDTTYEEFSFDHHESSSVENKESVNASAVIVPVLLLLLLSLIVIAVILIVKQKKKTRAAVDITQNSDNSVIYSNSGSSVGLYNNSGSTVGLYNREMAVENVYQIQPENEYEQWH, from the exons ATGACTGAGCTCCACAGCTGGTTATTTGCATCCTGGATTTTCTGTTATCTCACAG TTTCTCAATGCAGCGACGTCATTGTCCAGAGTTTCGAGGGTGAGAGTGTCATTTTGCCATGCAAGTATGACAGCAAATATCATGGAAAATGTCACATATGCTGGGTGATAGGAGACATTCCCAATATGGGTTGTGGTAATGAAATTATCGGAAGTGATGGAGATAAAGTGGTGAGGAAAAAATCATCCAAATACCAGCTGGCGGGAGAAATACAGCATGGAGACGTGTCTCTGACAATCCTAGACATTGAAAAAACAGACTCTGGCAAATACGGATGCCGCATACATGTGCCTGGACTGTTTAATGATGAGATGTATTACGTCCACTTGATCGTAAATGACG AAACAAACACGACACAAGAGAATTCTTCATTCGTCACTTCAACAAATGCTCCCGAGAGCAGCACTACTGAACTGTGGTCTTCCGACACAACATACG AAGAATTTTCATTTGATCACCATGAATCGTCCTCTGTGGAAAACAAAGAGAGC GTAAATGCATCTGCAGTGATTGTGCCTGTCCTCCTGTTACTGTTACTGTCTTTGATAGTCATTGCTGTTATTCTGATAG TGAAGCAAAAGAAGAAAACCAGAGCTGCGGTAGACAT AACCCAGAACTCAGACAACTCTGTCATCTACAGTAACTCCGGCAGCAGTGTGGGCCTGTACAACAACTCTGGCAGCACTGTGGGCCTGTACAACAGAGAGATGGCTGTGGAAAACGTTTATCAAATTCAACCCGAAAATGAATATGAACAGTGGCATTAA